In Candidatus Methanomethylophilus alvi Mx1201, a genomic segment contains:
- the hypE gene encoding hydrogenase expression/formation protein HypE, which translates to MSKVVMNDGAGGELMQEFISKHITSHFPKMDTEVPLDALDDSAVVDDVVFTIDGHTVNPLFFPGGDIGKIAVSGTVNDISVMGAKPIGIASSVVLEEGLDADIVDRVMKSMGDTAAYAGVPIVTGDTKVMGAGELDKMVVSTAAIGKRPDYLDHDMEVANSYRKVDSRWCSDSNTRPGDVIIVSGYMGDHGIALLSFREGYGFDSVIESDVQPLNKMIEKGLRVGGIVAMKDPTRGGLANTLNEWAGKSKCQLDIDEECIPLRDGVVSACELLGIEPLNIGNEGKCVISVVPEMAEEVLKAIRSTPEGKDAAIIGKASEGPGRVVLRTEIGGRRILEPPSGDPVPRIC; encoded by the coding sequence ATGTCAAAGGTTGTAATGAACGACGGTGCTGGAGGGGAACTCATGCAGGAGTTCATCTCGAAGCACATCACCAGCCATTTCCCCAAAATGGACACGGAGGTGCCGCTGGACGCTTTGGACGACTCCGCGGTAGTGGACGACGTCGTCTTCACCATAGACGGCCACACCGTTAACCCCCTTTTCTTCCCGGGAGGGGATATCGGGAAGATCGCCGTGTCCGGGACAGTCAACGACATCTCCGTCATGGGCGCGAAACCCATCGGGATAGCCAGCTCCGTGGTCTTAGAGGAAGGGCTCGACGCGGATATCGTGGACAGGGTCATGAAGAGCATGGGCGACACGGCCGCGTATGCAGGGGTGCCCATCGTAACCGGAGACACCAAGGTCATGGGCGCAGGGGAACTGGACAAGATGGTCGTATCCACTGCGGCCATCGGAAAAAGACCGGACTACCTCGACCACGACATGGAGGTCGCCAACTCGTACAGGAAGGTGGACAGCAGATGGTGCTCCGACTCCAACACCCGCCCGGGGGACGTCATAATCGTCTCCGGATACATGGGGGACCACGGCATAGCCCTTCTCTCGTTCAGGGAAGGGTACGGATTCGACAGCGTCATCGAATCGGATGTACAGCCTCTCAACAAGATGATTGAGAAAGGTCTCCGCGTAGGCGGGATCGTCGCCATGAAGGACCCCACCAGAGGAGGGCTTGCCAACACCCTCAACGAGTGGGCCGGGAAGTCGAAGTGCCAGCTGGACATAGACGAGGAGTGCATACCTCTCAGGGACGGCGTCGTCAGCGCCTGCGAACTCCTGGGGATAGAACCTCTGAACATCGGGAACGAAGGGAAATGCGTGATCTCCGTGGTCCCCGAGATGGCCGAGGAGGTCCTGAAGGCCATAAGGTCCACGCCGGAAGGAAAGGATGCGGCCATCATCGGTAAGGCATCCGAAGGACCCGGCAGGGTCGTTCTGCGTACGGAGATCGGCGGAAGGAGGATCCTCGAACCTCCGTCCGGCGACCCCGTCCCCAGGATATGCTGA
- a CDS encoding DUF1015 family protein, with product MVTFLPFKGYRPNIRAGETIADRVSPPYDVIGEEELRQLQSKRENVTNLTLSPDADKRYTQARKRLDEMIADGSLKQDEPSYYIYDQTFSDGGKTYTRRGLVGILRTEEYSEGNIIPHEETFSKVKADRLNLLRDMETHLESIFGIFPGLGKELDRKVDDSARLLYRYVDGNGVEHRYSRICDEGLCKEISEKLRDQKMLIADGHHRYETALNYAKENPDSEAKQFVLCTMVSQDDAGLVIWPTHRLIDAGDIGETSAIKKIGKAMTMTEVTEEEMESRLKEHLFGMMFRSGRCFLLDNTSDDGNVMMKLDTYAAQQKILYGVYKSDEGKSKISYDAELESVKKAMAEKKHDAAIVLNAPCLQTIWDLAGQGKRMPKKTTFFFPKIWSGWVFYRME from the coding sequence ATGGTCACATTCCTTCCGTTCAAGGGCTACAGACCCAACATCCGTGCCGGTGAGACGATCGCCGACCGCGTATCCCCTCCGTACGACGTGATCGGGGAAGAAGAGCTCAGACAGCTGCAGTCGAAGAGGGAGAACGTAACCAACCTCACCTTGTCACCCGATGCGGACAAGAGATACACACAGGCCAGGAAGAGACTCGACGAGATGATCGCCGACGGCTCCCTGAAACAGGACGAACCGTCCTACTACATCTACGATCAGACCTTCTCGGACGGCGGAAAGACCTACACCAGGAGAGGACTGGTCGGCATACTTCGGACGGAGGAGTACTCCGAAGGGAACATCATACCGCACGAGGAGACGTTCTCCAAGGTCAAGGCGGACAGGCTCAATCTGCTGAGGGACATGGAGACCCACCTCGAAAGCATCTTCGGGATCTTCCCGGGACTCGGAAAGGAGCTCGACAGGAAGGTGGACGACAGTGCCAGACTCCTTTACAGGTACGTCGACGGGAACGGTGTGGAGCACAGATACAGCAGGATCTGCGATGAGGGACTGTGCAAGGAGATCTCCGAGAAACTGAGGGACCAGAAGATGCTGATAGCGGACGGCCACCACAGGTACGAGACCGCCCTTAACTATGCCAAGGAGAACCCGGATTCCGAGGCTAAACAATTCGTCCTCTGCACCATGGTGTCCCAGGACGATGCCGGATTGGTCATATGGCCCACACACCGTCTGATCGATGCAGGAGACATCGGAGAGACCAGCGCCATAAAGAAGATCGGCAAGGCCATGACCATGACCGAGGTGACGGAGGAGGAGATGGAGTCCCGGTTGAAGGAACATCTCTTCGGAATGATGTTCAGGTCCGGAAGGTGCTTCCTGTTGGACAACACATCCGATGACGGGAACGTCATGATGAAACTCGACACCTATGCGGCACAGCAGAAGATCCTTTACGGAGTGTACAAGAGCGACGAGGGGAAATCCAAGATCTCCTACGATGCCGAACTGGAATCCGTCAAGAAGGCCATGGCCGAGAAGAAGCATGATGCGGCGATAGTCCTCAACGCACCCTGCCTGCAGACCATCTGGGACCTTGCGGGACAGGGGAAGAGGATGCCGAAGAAGACGACGTTCTTCTTCCCGAAGATCTGGTCCGGCTGGGTCTTCTACAGGATGGAGTGA
- a CDS encoding adenine phosphoribosyltransferase, protein MSKKLEDCVTTIPDFPKPGIMFRDITTIISDPEGFKMAVDQLCDMVKGMDIDIVVGSESRGFIFGAPVAYALGKGFVMARKKGKLPRETISETYDLEYGSATLEMHKDSIRPGMKVFLVDDLVATGGTTAAIIKMVEKLGGKVVKIGFVMELAGFDAKNKALKGYDVESLISYPGN, encoded by the coding sequence ATGTCGAAAAAACTTGAGGACTGCGTCACGACCATCCCCGATTTCCCGAAACCCGGGATCATGTTCAGGGACATAACCACGATCATATCGGATCCGGAAGGATTCAAAATGGCGGTGGATCAGCTGTGCGACATGGTAAAAGGGATGGACATCGACATCGTGGTCGGTTCCGAATCCAGAGGATTCATCTTCGGAGCGCCTGTGGCATACGCCCTCGGAAAAGGGTTCGTCATGGCCAGGAAGAAAGGGAAGCTCCCCAGGGAGACCATATCCGAGACCTATGACCTCGAATACGGCAGCGCCACCCTCGAGATGCATAAGGACAGTATCAGACCCGGAATGAAGGTGTTCCTGGTCGACGACCTGGTAGCCACCGGGGGAACCACTGCGGCCATCATAAAGATGGTGGAGAAACTCGGCGGAAAGGTCGTCAAGATCGGCTTCGTCATGGAACTCGCCGGATTCGACGCCAAGAACAAAGCGTTGAAAGGATACGACGTCGAGAGTCTCATATCCTATCCGGGGAACTGA